In Deltaproteobacteria bacterium, the sequence GAACAGCCCCACCTCGCCTGCAAGCGCAGAGACCGTGTCAAGGGCCTTTTCCGGCGAATCGGTGTCCAGCGCGACGATGATCCTTTCCTTCATTCAGGCGCACTCCTTCCTTTTCGCTTCGACGGCGGCCCGAACGCTTTCCGCCAGCCGGGAGATTTCCACCCGGACGGTCTCCCCCGTCCTCCTGTCCCTCACCTCCGCGAACCCCGCCGCGAAATTCTTTTCACCGAACGTCACACGAAGGGGGATGCCGCTAAGATCGGCGTCCTTGAACTTGATTCCCGGGCGCTCGTCCCGATCGTCCAGCAGCGTCTCGATGCCGCCTGAGGAAAGTTCTTCGGCGAACCGCGCCGATTCCTTTGCGATCCCCTCGTGCTTCACGTTGACCGGGACGACGGCGACCTCGAATGGAGCGATGGAAATCGGCCAGACGATGCCGTCCGCGTCGTGGTTCTGCTCGATCGCCGCCGCAGCCGTGCGCCCGACCCCGATCCCGTAGCACCCCATTACGATCGTGCGCTCCTTCCCGCCGGCGTCGAGATATACGGCGGAAAGCGCCTTGCTGTATTTCGTTCCGAGCCGGAACACGTGCCCGACTTCGATACCGCGCGAAAAACGCAATGCGCCCCCGCATCGCGGGCAGGGATCGCTTTCCGTCACGAGCCGCAGGTCGGCGTATCCTTCCGGAGAGAAGTCCCTTCCCGGCACGACGTCGACGAGGTGCGCATCCTTCTCGTTCGCGCCTGTAGCGCCCGCCCGGATATGCCGGACGGAACTGTCGGCCAGCATACGCAATTTCAATCCGACCGGCCCCGCATAGCCGGTCGGCGAGCCGGTCAGCTCCCGCACGCGCTCTTCCGGGGCAAGGCGGACCCAGTCCGCTCCGAGAAGGTTCCTGACCTTGATCTCGTTGACGTCGTATCGGCCCGAGACCAGCACCGCCACGTCCCCCTTGTCCGACTCGAAGATCAGCGTCTTGATCAGCGATGCGGGATCGATGCCGAGAAATTCCGCGACTTCCGCGATCGTCCGCTTGCCCGGCGTCGAGACTTTCCTCGGCGGGCCCGCGGCCGCTCCTCCTGCGCCGGTTTCGTCCGCCGCAGGCGGAACTTCCGCCTTCTCCAGGTTGGCCGCGTAGTCGCACGCCTCGCAGGACACGATGGCGTCCTCCCCCGAATCCGCTATCACCATGAATTCGTGAGAGCTGCTCCCGCCGATCGACCCGGTGTCCGCCTCCACCGCGCGGAACGATAGCCCCATTCTGCGGAAGATGCGGCAATAGGCCTCGTACATCTTCCGGTAGGATTGCGCGGCGCCTTCCTCGTCGGCGTCGAAGGAATAGGCGTCTTTCATGAAGAACTCCCGGCCCCGCATCAATCCGAACCGCGGGCGGATCTCGTCCCGGAACTTGTCCTGGATCTGGTAGAGGTTCAGCGGAAGCTGGCGATACGACCTGACCTCGCGGCGCACGAGGTCCGTGATGACTTCCTCGTGGGTCGGGCCAAGGCAGAACTCACGGTCGGCGCGGTCCCGGAACCGGAGAAGTTCCTTTCCGTATGCGTCCCACCTGCCGCTTTCCTTCCAGAGTTCCGAAGGGATGACCGTGGGCATCAGGACTTCCTGTGCGCCCGCGCGGTCCATCTCTTCGCGAATGATCTTCTCCACTTTCCGCAGCACACGCAGTCCCGCGGGAAGATAGTTGTAGATGCCCGAGGCCACCTTCCGTATCATCCCCGCGCGAAGCATCAACCGGTGGCTTGCCACTTCGGCGTCGGAGGGGGTTTCCTTCGTCGTCGGCATAAGAAATTGCGAGTACCTGATCAATGCGCTTTCCTCCCCCCGGCCAGTCTTTCCGCGTACCTGACCAACTCGGCCACGATGTCCTTTTCCTTCACTTTCTTCACGATCTCTCCTTTTACGAAGATCAATCCTTCACCCCGTCCGCCCGCCACCCCGACGTCGGCCTCCCTTGCCTCTCCCGGTCCGTTGACGGCGCACCCCATCACGGCGATCTTCAGCGGAACGGGGAGCCGGGAGAGCCGCCGTTCCACTTCCTGTGCGATGCCGACGACGTCGATCGAGACCCTGCCGCAGGTCGGACAGGAGATGAAATCGGGGCCGCGGTCGCGCAAGCCAAGGCTTTTAAGTATTCTCCAGCCTATGCGGACCTCGTCTTCCGGAGGACCCGTAATGGAAACCCTGAGAGTGTCGCCGATGCCTTCGGACAGGAGGATCCCCAGCCCCACGGCGGACTTTACGGCCCCCGAGATCAATGTACCCGCCTCCGTAACCCCGATGTGGAGCGGATAGTCGAAACGCCTGGAAAAGATTCTGTACGCCTCGACGGTAGTGGGGACGTCGGAGGCCTTAAGGGAAAATTTAAGGTTCGTGAAGCGGGCCTTTTCGCAGAAGCGCGCCCAGCGGGCGGCGCTTTCGGCAAGAGCCCTCGCCGTCGGGCCGCCGTGCTTGCGAAGGACGTCCTTTTCCAGGGAGCCCGCATTGACCCCGATCCGCACGGGAATCCGGTTCTCCCGGGCCGATCGAAGGACGCGGAGCGTGTTCTCCTCGCCTCCGATGTTTCCCGGGTTTATGCGCAGCGCGTCGGCCCCTGCCTCGGCGCACGCGATCGCAAGCCGATGATTGAAGTGTATGTCGGCGATTACAGGTATGGGCGATGCGGCGCGGATCTTCCGGAAGGCCTTCGCAGCGGCTTCGTCGGGCACCGCCACCCGAACGATCTCGCACCCCTCGCGCGCAAGCGAACGGATCTGCCCGACCGTCGCCCTCACGTCGCGAGTATCCGTGGCGGTCATGCTCTGGACCGATACCGGCGCGCCGCCGCCCACCGGCACGCTTCCTACGCGTATGCGCCGAGTAATCCTTCGTTCCTTCATGATCGCAATACTATATGCGAGATGCGGAAGCCCCGTCGATTCCCTTTTTCACCGTTCCGCGCTGCCGGTCGCCGCCGCCGGCCCGATCTCCTCCCATCTGACGATGCGCGTCCTTCCGCCCTCCATGCGCACTTCCGCACGTACCATGTACCTGCCTGCGGAGGAACCGGGTACCGTGCCCTCTGATACCAGCCTGTACCCGTATCCGGCGCCCGGGATGCGTTGCGAGGTGACCGAATATCTTCCGGTCGCATCCTCCCCCGACGGTATCCGGCGGACATACGGAGCGCCTTCCGGGAACACCGAGGGCAATTGAGCTATGGCGGCGTGCGCCCCTCCCCGTGCCATGTTGCGGGCCACGAAAGATTGGTGATGATGCCTTGCGGAATCCGGCACGGGAACAGGGCGGGAGACGGCATACATGCCGATCGCGTTGAGCAGGACGAGCAGGAGCATCGCCAGCACGATGGCGCTTCCCTCGCGTCCGCGCATGTTATCTGTAAGCCGCATCCGAACGCTGTGTAACGAGGAGAACCTGGCGCCACGTACCGTCGCCCTGCTTCCAGCAGCACCATGCCGACAAGGTCTTCAACGCGGGGATTTCCGTATCCTGCGCCACCCGCCAGACCCGGTAATATGCGGTCCCCTGAACCGTGACCGCGTCCCCCGCCGCCAAAGGAAACTTCGAAAATGCCGGGGACGGCCCGTGGGGCCCCTCTTCTAATCCGCCGGAAGGAGAAGAGCCGAGACTTTTCCACTCGATCCCCTGCATCCGTTCGAGCTTTTCCTGCGCGAGCCCCGTAGCTATGCGATTTCTGGAAGCGGCCTGCGGGTTCCTCGCGGTGACGGCGGTCAGCTGGATCATTGCAAGTCCGAAGATTCCGGCGGTCAGGATAAGCAGGGCGATGACCGCCTCGAGGAGGGAGAACCCTCCCGCGCATCGACGTTTTCGACGCGGGCTAAACATCGGAATTGAACTTGCCTTCCGGCTGGAAATCCTACCGTCCCCGGGAGGGAGGCTGCTCCGCTATCGTCACGTTGAAGCGGGCGGTCGCCTCTCCTCCGGACCCGTCGGAGACCGTGACGGTGAACGGGACCTTTCCGGTTTCGCCCGGGGCGGTTTCCCATCGCACCCATCCGGTTTCCCGGTCGATTTTCATCCCTGCGGGGGCGTCCTTGACGGCGAAAGACAGCTTGTCGCCGTCCGGGTCGGAAGCCTTGACGCGGAAGGTGACGTGGTTTCCGTCGGCATTGAACTGTTCCTGCCCTTCGACCACGGGAGCGGAGTTTCTTATCTCCCGGTGAAGCGTCGCGATCTTCCCCTGCGCATCGCCGTCGCGCGGTATGACGGTGACGTCGATCCTGTCCCCTCGTTTCACCGGGACTCCAAGGCGGTTCCCCGTTCCCGCAGGCTCTCCGTTTTTCCGCCATTCGACATCCACGCGCACGGAATCGCCGTCCGCGTCGAACGTCCCCGTTTCCACCCCTATCGAATTAGCCTGCCCGCCGTCGCCAAGGACGAAGCGGATCCACTTGATCTCGGGCGGAGTGTTATGTTTCTTCGCTTCACGCGAAACGTCGGGTACACCAACACTGCCGGGCGTCGATTGCGCCGGCGCGCCTGCCATGGAATCGTTACCGGCCGGAGACGGAGCTGGTGCGGGTCCCGGACTGCCGGAACATCCCGCCAGAAAGATCAATCCGGCAGCGAGGGAGCGACGACGATTGAAAAGCATAGTCGTCAATACTGGTATAAGACCGATATCCTGGATCGGTCGGTGGGATTCGCATCGGCCTGGGACAGGACCTCGATGGTGTACAGATAAGGAACGCTCACGACCGTCACTTCCCCGGAACCCGTATTGACCACGCTTTCCTTCAACAGCCCTTCGTCGGCCCCCGAATTTCCTTCAACGGTATCGGCGATCTTCGTGTACACGAGATAGGTCCCCAAGTGTACCCTCATGTCATATGTGGACGGGGTATTCGGATCTATCGTCGTCGTGTTGTCCAATCCGATCCACACGCCGGTCGGACTTCCGAGCTTTGTGTTCAGTCCGGTCGAGTTCGGGGTGAATTGCTCGTTGTAGACATTGTCGAGATAGCCCCTGCTGGAAATCATCTGGAGCATCGTCTCAGCGCCCCCGTGCCCCGCCTCCACCGCCGTCCGGTATCTCTTCTGCTGGCCGGAGAGGAACGAGCCCCTGCCCACCATGGTAAGCATGGCGATAGTGAATACGAGGGCGATCACCGCAAGGATTAGGACGAACGCCAGGGCGAACCCTTTTTCGTTCCGAAGTGTTTTCATTTCACTGCGCCAGGTTCCAGGGTTTAACGGCCAGGTGGTACACTTTCCAGCGATAGTTCGTGTATCCGGTGATGTCGAAATTGTTCCCGAATCCGGCATCCGCCATTCCCACATAGATCGGGTTTACCGGATGCGTGTAGGAATCGTCCCGCATCCCTTCCTGCGCCAGGATGGAGACCCTGATTTCCCTCAGCTGCGTTCGCATTGTCGCGGCGGCCGTGGCGCCTGCGGCGGGCAACCCGCCGGCGTTGGTCCATTGGTCCACCGACCCGTTCCCGTCGACGTCAAGGCCGTACACCACCTGCATGTCGGCCACGCAGTCCAACAAGGGCAGGAGGTTCAAGGTGCCGTTGTTGTCGTGGGACACGAAACCTTTTACGAGCACCCCGGTGTTCGGCGCGCATCTCAGGGGAACAGTTACCGGCGGATTGGACGATGCATTCGCGACGTAGTAATCCGCGCGGTTGAATGGCCGCATCGGGGGAGAGCCATCGACTCCGTAGACGATATTCGCCGAATAAGGTTCCGTGGGAACGTACGCCGCCGTGCTGCTGAATTGTGCGTACGGGGAGGCGGGATTGACCAGAGACCGCCGGTTGGCGTCCGTGCTTCCCAATGCGAGCACGATTACATATTCGGTGCCCGCGATGTTCTCTTCCGTGGAACCCCAGTTCCGCGTCGTCCCCGCCTGCGTCAGCGTCGTCCACTTGCCCGCCGCGTCCGCCGTGCCTACGGTCACCGACTTGACCGTTAAATAGTCGGACCGGTTCACGGTGAAGGCCGCATTGTCGATGCCGGCCGCCGCGCGCGGTGCGTTCGGGAAATCGTTGAGGGTGCTCAGGTTGTCCGCGGACGTTTCACTGTACAGTGGAGTGGACGTCGGCAGGTTGTTCCACGGCAGTCCGAAACCGAGGCTTTCCATATCCCTTCGAAGGAGTTCCAGTCCCAGGATCCCTTCAATGTTCGTTTCCACGATTTTCGTCTGGGTTTTGTACTGTTTCACCGACATGATGAAGAACGTCGAGGCCGCTGCGAGTACGAATCCCACGATCGCGACTGCGATGAGAATCTCTATAAGTGTGAAGCCGGAATCGCGCCGTTTCATCGCGGCCTCACTATGGTCATGATCGTATGGTTGTAAGTCCTCGGCTGGCCGTACTCCGTCCGGGTCCATGACACGGTGACCGTCACCTGGCGGCCCAACGCGGCGTTGACGTTATCGATCGCCGCGATGTTCCTTGTGACGGCGTAAGTCCGGTCGCTCCCGCGGACCTGTACGAACACGTTGTCCGTTGTCGTGGTGAGAACAAGATTGTCGTACGGGATGTTTCTCGCCTGCTGCATCACGTTGTCGGCCACGCTCACAGCCTGGTCGCGCTGCAGGTTCTTGATGTTCTGATCGAGCACCACGAGCCCGGCGTTCGTGATCCCCAGGAAAATGACGAAGGTGATCACGACGGCCACGAGCACCTCGATCAGCGTCAGGCCGGCTTCACTTCTCAACGCAGGACCCTCCCCCCGCGCTCGAGTACCTTCCCGTCCGCATCCTCGTTTGCGCGATCGAGATGCAGTCGTAATCCGGGTTGACCGACGACCCGGCCGGGGGGGAAATCAGGATATACCCCGTCCCCGTGGCCTCGCCGTGCCTGTTGAAGATCACGTTGTCCTGCGTTCCGGTAGCTGAAAGAAAGGAGACTACCGGGTAATTCACCGTCCCGCCGGCGACCTGGTTGTCTGATCCGGCATCGTACTGCCGGTTTCCGTCGGGCAGCGGGTTGGTGTCCTCGTAAGTGGCATACCCGTTGGGCGTAAATCGCACGAAATGGAACCGGCTCCTCTGCATGGAACGTCCCCGCGCATCCATAAGGTACGCATACAACTCCTTCGTCTCGGCCTCCATTCCGTATTTCACCCTGAGATCGCTGAACGAACTGATGGCGAGCATCACGAGAATCCCGAGGATGGCGACCGCCATGGCGATCTCAACAAGGGTGTACCCTCCCCTGCCGGTCCTTTCCTTCACGGATTCCTACCTCTCCCTCATGTGCAGGATCCGCTTTACCGGCGGCGGCTGCGAGAGAAGCGACAGCCCCTGCGCAGTCGGCGGCACACCCTCCAAAGCACTCGTTCTGCGGCCTCCCTTTTCCGAAAAAGCGCTGGACAGGTCAACCTGTTCCACGCTCGCCGTAGATACCTGGACAAGTCCCTGCCCTTTTAAAACTTTCGGCGCGCCTCCCGTGTTGTATCGTGTCGCCCAGATGAAACTCTTTCCTCCCAGCGCGCACTCGTCGGCATACGGCTTGAAAGTCGTGAAGAACACGATTCCTGAGGTGGTGGCCAGGGGATCTGTTATGACCCTTTCCGCCCGGTACGGCCGCGCAACATTGTCATAGGTATACCATGACATTGTGTTATCGATCGTCGAGGACGGATCGAGGTCTATATACCATCCCTTGAACGACGCACTGCTCGCAGTTAACTCCGATGGAACGCTGTTGTTGTCGGTTACGTTCCTGAACGTGTTATCCGTCGGAGGGAAAGCGATCGTGGTCGTGCAGTTATCGTTGATCGTGTTGTACTGCGTGAAGCAGGGATCCTTGACCGCGAAAAGACGACGCTGGTTCGTTTCGTCGTCGATGGTGGGACTTGTTTGGGAGCCGGACGGCGGGACCTCGAAAAAATATCTCCCGGTCCCGAAGTACAGCCAGTTCTGACTGTAGTTTTTGTTCTGAAGCCTTGCCACGTAGGACGTGACCGGCCCGATATCGTCGATCACCTTGTTGAAAACCCAACCTGCTCCGGGAGAATTTGACGGCGTCACGTTCTTCGTCACGATCCGGCCGACCCCGCCCTGGGTCCAGGAGTAATTGCTGCCCGAACCGGTCCTTTTCACGTATCCGACATAGATCGCATCGTCCTGGTAGTCTATGTTGAAATCCGCCACCGAATTGATCATGGAGCCGGCGAAGGCATACGTGATCGCCGGGCTCGGCGTGATGGTCTGGACCAGCGCCCCGGTTTCAAGGTTCAGGACGAAGAATCGGAGCTGCTGGTTGGACCGGCCGAGGAACTGGTTGTTCGCGGTGTCGATCGGTCCGGTCGGCCCCGAGCCGAAAACGACATACCATTCGCCGTTCCGCGACCGGTCGCGCTGGCCGGTCGACGGATTCACGGCGTTGATCCTGACGATCGCGGGTCCCGTCGTCGTGAACCCGAGCCCGCCGTTCGCAACGGCATCCGGGATATTCACGTTGGAGAATTCCCATAACAGGGTGGGAGTCGTCGGATCCGTTACGTCCATTGCGAAGTACGAGGAAAACCCCTTGTCCGCGGCCGGCGTCTTGACACAATCCTCCCCCGTGGAGCAAGTTGTTGCGTTTTCGCACGCCCCTCCGAAACGCATTCCCGCGATGAGGATCGTCCGCCAGCTTTCCGCAGTGCGGACATCAGTCGTATTGCCCTGTATGCTCGCGTCGAATACGTACGGAGTAAGGTCGACATAGTACAGGTGGCAATAGTCCGGGTCCTTCAGGTATTTGAGATACGGCAGGGCGTTCCGCGGAATGAAAGCCCACGCCTCGTCTCCTAGGATCGTGCCGGTGTACGGATTCGTGATCCTGGCTTTTTCCCACGTTTGTTTCCCGTCCCAGTTCAGCTCCAGTTTCCCGAGGCGGAAAGCGTGCAGCATCCCGTCGTTCCCGCCGGTGAAGACCATTCCGCGGTTTTTATATGCGGTGTTGTCGATGAAGCTTTTATACGTCGTATCGCTGTAGACCGAGTCGTATTTGTTCAGCTGGATGCCCGCGACGATCCGGGGGGTGGAATTGACGATATCGCCCAGTCTCCACACGCTGTTGTCGCCGCCGAAAGATACTGTTCGCCTGCGAAGGTTCCAATCATCTGTGTTGTCGATCCCGTTGACGTAATTGATGATCGTGACCACGTTGTCACCGGTGTCGGGCAGAATGTAGGGACTCAAAGTGGACGCGTTGGCCACGGAAAAATCTATCAATGCCGTGCCGCTCACGGAGGTTTTGATCGTCCGTGGATTGGAAGCCAGGTCACGCTCCCAAAGTTTTTTCCCCGCCTCCCACAGGCTGCTCACGTCTTCGAACCGCACGATGCGGTTGGGGCCGGGCTGGGTGTCCTTTATGCCGTCGCCGTTACTGTCATCCCAAAGCCGCACCTCGGTAAGCTGGGTGACAGGGTTGAAGTAAAACTGAAGGATATCGTCGTTCCTCAGGTTAAGTATGTTGTCTCCCGTCGTTTCCTCGCGGATGGTTGCATTCGCGAAAAACGGGTCCACATAGTACCACTGGTTCTGAAGCGCCCCCGCCCACCAGACGATATCGTCGCCGATCGCGCGCCGCGGGTAAAAAACCGCCTGAATCAGGTTCGCGCCGCTACCCTCTCCCGAGGCGAGGACCGACGCGGCGGTGCCGGACGACGCACGCTTCAGGATGCTAGCAAATGCGTTCCGGATCGCCTGCTCCAGTTCATTCCCGTCGTTGGCTTCGTAGAAGGTGTCGGGCTCGCCGTCGAGGTCGGTGTCCCAGCATGACTGGTTGTTCGCGGTACAGCTGGCGTTGTCCTGGAACCCCCCGTTGATGGCGGCGTAGCGGAGAAGCGTGGATCCCTTCCCGAAGGCGAAGACGTTGTACAGGGTGATATTCTGTGTGCCGCCAATGTCGCTTCGCAGGTCGTTCGTGTGCATGTAGAGCGCCACGTCCTCCATGCCGGCAGTGTAGCCCCCGGCGCCGCATGATCCGAAGGACGATGAGGAAAATTGCCCTCCCGTAATCGGCTTTGAAACGGCCGGACAGCTTTCGCCTTCGCAATTGTAGTTCGATCTGCCGGACGCATAGTTCACCATTATCGCCGGCATATTTCCATCGCCGCACGGCTCGCCGTCCGTGATGTAGAGCACGAAACTCTTCTGGCAAACCGGGTAACGCGGAGTTCCAGTGCCGTAATTCATCGGGTCCGCGCTGGATGAAATGTTGTAGTCGCTGGTCTCGTACCTTGGCCCCGGCCCTCCGTGCATCGACGCCTGCTGGGCGAAATATCCCATCGCCGTATAAAGCGTTTCCCCCAGCGGCGTGTTCGTAAAGGGCCTCGTGTTGTTTATTTCGTTGACGGTGCTGGAGAGGCTTCCGCTGCCCACGTTGACCCTGACCCTGCCGCCTTCATTGTTGCCGCTTGCATCGTTCACTTTGTAAAAAGTTAGCCCGATCCGCGCCCTGGAACCTACGACGTCCTGCAGAACGCCCTGGACGGGAGACGGCACGCGAACGCGTACATAAAAAGTTCCACTGACGCCGCTGATGGTGAAAGTCGATGTACCCGAGCCGGAGCCGTTGCAGCTCCCCGACTGGTAATTGAACGTATATGTTTTCGCACCGTTATAAGGGGTATAACTTTGATTGTCCGTGAATTGCTTCAGGACCCCCCGCGCTTCGCAGTCGGATTTTTCTCCTTCCACCTTGTCCCAGCCGGTCCCCTCTCCTCCTGCGCGCTTCCCCCCTGTCAACACTTTCCGAATTATGTCGACGCGGCGCATGGTCAGCCAGTTGAGGAAGTTCCCATCCCACTCGGACGAATTCTTCGATCTTGTAACCTTTGTTACGGATTGCACGAATTTATTGCCTGAATTGTCGTACGTGTACCAGTAGTCCGGGTTGAAATAGCCGTAATATTTATAGTCCGGGTACGTGCCGGGGGTTAGGAATCCGCTGCAGGCCTGGTCCAGCGAGCAGTCGTTGTCGCTCGCAGAGGGGATCCGGTTGAAACCATCGTAGTACGCCATATTGAACATGCTTCCGGACGTATCGACAACGATCATGACGTTCGGCTGGACGTTCTGTATTACATACGGCGGTACGATGCAGTAATCCGTCATCCCCGCTCGGAGCGTCCCCGGCGAGGTCAT encodes:
- a CDS encoding proline--tRNA ligase, with amino-acid sequence MRYSQFLMPTTKETPSDAEVASHRLMLRAGMIRKVASGIYNYLPAGLRVLRKVEKIIREEMDRAGAQEVLMPTVIPSELWKESGRWDAYGKELLRFRDRADREFCLGPTHEEVITDLVRREVRSYRQLPLNLYQIQDKFRDEIRPRFGLMRGREFFMKDAYSFDADEEGAAQSYRKMYEAYCRIFRRMGLSFRAVEADTGSIGGSSSHEFMVIADSGEDAIVSCEACDYAANLEKAEVPPAADETGAGGAAAGPPRKVSTPGKRTIAEVAEFLGIDPASLIKTLIFESDKGDVAVLVSGRYDVNEIKVRNLLGADWVRLAPEERVRELTGSPTGYAGPVGLKLRMLADSSVRHIRAGATGANEKDAHLVDVVPGRDFSPEGYADLRLVTESDPCPRCGGALRFSRGIEVGHVFRLGTKYSKALSAVYLDAGGKERTIVMGCYGIGVGRTAAAAIEQNHDADGIVWPISIAPFEVAVVPVNVKHEGIAKESARFAEELSSGGIETLLDDRDERPGIKFKDADLSGIPLRVTFGEKNFAAGFAEVRDRRTGETVRVEISRLAESVRAAVEAKRKECA
- the ispG gene encoding flavodoxin-dependent (E)-4-hydroxy-3-methylbut-2-enyl-diphosphate synthase — translated: MKERRITRRIRVGSVPVGGGAPVSVQSMTATDTRDVRATVGQIRSLAREGCEIVRVAVPDEAAAKAFRKIRAASPIPVIADIHFNHRLAIACAEAGADALRINPGNIGGEENTLRVLRSARENRIPVRIGVNAGSLEKDVLRKHGGPTARALAESAARWARFCEKARFTNLKFSLKASDVPTTVEAYRIFSRRFDYPLHIGVTEAGTLISGAVKSAVGLGILLSEGIGDTLRVSITGPPEDEVRIGWRILKSLGLRDRGPDFISCPTCGRVSIDVVGIAQEVERRLSRLPVPLKIAVMGCAVNGPGEAREADVGVAGGRGEGLIFVKGEIVKKVKEKDIVAELVRYAERLAGGRKAH
- a CDS encoding cadherin-like domain-containing protein — protein: MAGAPAQSTPGSVGVPDVSREAKKHNTPPEIKWIRFVLGDGGQANSIGVETGTFDADGDSVRVDVEWRKNGEPAGTGNRLGVPVKRGDRIDVTVIPRDGDAQGKIATLHREIRNSAPVVEGQEQFNADGNHVTFRVKASDPDGDKLSFAVKDAPAGMKIDRETGWVRWETAPGETGKVPFTVTVSDGSGGEATARFNVTIAEQPPSRGR
- a CDS encoding PilW family protein → MKRRDSGFTLIEILIAVAIVGFVLAAASTFFIMSVKQYKTQTKIVETNIEGILGLELLRRDMESLGFGLPWNNLPTSTPLYSETSADNLSTLNDFPNAPRAAAGIDNAAFTVNRSDYLTVKSVTVGTADAAGKWTTLTQAGTTRNWGSTEENIAGTEYVIVLALGSTDANRRSLVNPASPYAQFSSTAAYVPTEPYSANIVYGVDGSPPMRPFNRADYYVANASSNPPVTVPLRCAPNTGVLVKGFVSHDNNGTLNLLPLLDCVADMQVVYGLDVDGNGSVDQWTNAGGLPAAGATAAATMRTQLREIRVSILAQEGMRDDSYTHPVNPIYVGMADAGFGNNFDITGYTNYRWKVYHLAVKPWNLAQ
- a CDS encoding prepilin-type N-terminal cleavage/methylation domain-containing protein, with amino-acid sequence MRSEAGLTLIEVLVAVVITFVIFLGITNAGLVVLDQNIKNLQRDQAVSVADNVMQQARNIPYDNLVLTTTTDNVFVQVRGSDRTYAVTRNIAAIDNVNAALGRQVTVTVSWTRTEYGQPRTYNHTIMTIVRPR
- a CDS encoding prepilin-type N-terminal cleavage/methylation domain-containing protein, which produces MKERTGRGGYTLVEIAMAVAILGILVMLAISSFSDLRVKYGMEAETKELYAYLMDARGRSMQRSRFHFVRFTPNGYATYEDTNPLPDGNRQYDAGSDNQVAGGTVNYPVVSFLSATGTQDNVIFNRHGEATGTGYILISPPAGSSVNPDYDCISIAQTRMRTGRYSSAGGGSCVEK